The following are encoded together in the Mammaliicoccus vitulinus genome:
- a CDS encoding zinc-finger domain-containing protein, which yields MTRILVQEEKLAIKQIDQLMETYCKGCLLKTHYRESKGKHQAHQYCISECSIGIRIKQLGNKLQ from the coding sequence GTGACACGCATTTTAGTTCAAGAAGAAAAGTTAGCTATTAAACAAATAGATCAATTAATGGAAACATACTGCAAAGGGTGTTTGCTTAAGACGCATTATAGGGAATCAAAAGGCAAGCACCAAGCGCATCAATATTGTATATCTGAGTGTTCTATCGGTATACGAATAAAACAACTAGGCAACAAATTGCAATAA